A single region of the Granulicella aggregans genome encodes:
- a CDS encoding acetyl-CoA carboxylase carboxyltransferase subunit alpha produces the protein MAEIESTRNAQKSPPAVPEAWIKTELARHEKRPYPMDFISALFTDFSEIHGDRAFGDDHAMACGMAFFHGEPVMVIGNLKGRTLKERVERKFGSPEPEGYRKALRCMKIAEKFGRPIFTFLDLAGAFPGLGAEERGQGEAIARNLLEMSRLKVPTIATITGEGGSGGALALAVADRVLMLENAIYSVISPEGCASIMWKDASKKQQAAAALRYTAIDVLRMGCVDDVLSEPVGGTQNDPAAAMAFVDDRLRHHLAELTAMPEAERLEKRYTKFRNIAQFYTVG, from the coding sequence ATGGCAGAGATCGAATCGACACGAAACGCACAGAAGTCCCCTCCGGCGGTGCCGGAAGCGTGGATCAAGACGGAGCTTGCGCGGCACGAGAAGCGCCCCTATCCGATGGACTTTATCTCAGCTCTGTTTACTGACTTCAGCGAGATTCACGGCGACCGTGCCTTCGGCGATGACCACGCGATGGCCTGTGGAATGGCCTTCTTTCATGGCGAACCGGTGATGGTGATCGGCAACCTGAAGGGCCGTACTCTCAAAGAGCGTGTTGAGCGCAAGTTCGGCAGTCCGGAGCCCGAGGGTTATCGTAAGGCGCTTCGCTGTATGAAGATTGCGGAAAAATTTGGGCGGCCTATCTTCACGTTTCTTGACCTTGCTGGAGCGTTTCCAGGGCTCGGTGCGGAGGAGCGTGGGCAGGGTGAGGCGATCGCACGCAACCTGCTGGAGATGTCGCGGTTGAAGGTCCCTACGATCGCGACGATTACAGGCGAGGGTGGTTCAGGTGGAGCGCTCGCGCTGGCTGTTGCCGATCGCGTGCTGATGCTCGAGAACGCGATCTACTCGGTGATCTCGCCTGAGGGTTGCGCTTCGATTATGTGGAAGGACGCTAGCAAGAAGCAGCAGGCTGCTGCTGCGTTGCGTTACACGGCGATCGATGTGCTGCGGATGGGCTGCGTGGATGATGTGCTCTCGGAGCCGGTGGGCGGCACGCAGAATGATCCTGCGGCAGCCATGGCGTTTGTGGACGATCGGCTGCGGCATCATCTGGCAGAGTTGACGGCGATGCCGGAGGCTGAGCGGCTGGAGAAGCGCTATACGAAGTTCCGCAACATCGCCCAGTTCTATACGGTCGGCTGA
- the yihA gene encoding ribosome biogenesis GTP-binding protein YihA/YsxC — MRLSPVFLLSATDVSHFPTKAKTFDVPEVAFLGRSNVGKSSLINSLIGSKEAHVSSTPGRTRAINFFALHEGAGEKKKIRPTLIFADLPGYGYAKISKSISSEWPTFIEPYLANRETLALCICLVDTNIPPQANDTQLITYLKQSQRPYLVVGTKADRISGNVLSKSIAALKREHEVDEILPISAKTDAGIKTLWSRLMAVSEE, encoded by the coding sequence ATGCGCCTCTCGCCGGTCTTTCTGCTCTCTGCCACTGATGTGTCCCACTTCCCCACCAAGGCAAAGACCTTCGATGTGCCGGAAGTCGCGTTTCTCGGCCGCTCGAACGTAGGCAAATCTTCCCTGATCAACTCGCTCATCGGATCGAAGGAAGCGCACGTCTCCTCGACCCCCGGCCGAACCCGCGCGATCAACTTCTTCGCTCTGCACGAGGGCGCAGGCGAAAAAAAGAAGATCCGCCCCACGCTGATCTTTGCCGACCTCCCCGGCTACGGATACGCCAAGATCTCGAAGTCCATCTCCTCCGAGTGGCCTACCTTCATCGAACCTTACCTGGCCAACCGTGAGACGCTGGCACTGTGCATCTGCCTCGTAGACACCAACATCCCACCCCAGGCCAACGACACCCAGCTCATCACCTATCTCAAGCAAAGCCAGCGGCCTTATCTGGTGGTGGGCACCAAGGCCGACCGCATCTCAGGGAACGTCCTGTCAAAGTCCATCGCGGCACTCAAGCGCGAGCACGAGGTCGACGAGATTCTGCCGATCTCCGCCAAAACCGACGCCGGCATCAAGACGCTATGGTCACGCCTGATGGCCGTGTCGGAGGAATAG
- a CDS encoding carboxylesterase/lipase family protein — MFGQKSAANTNVRTSLGVLRGLTQDGVRTFRGVPFAEPPVGALRFMPPLPPKPWKGERDATSFSASPMQPGEVGTQHSEDCLYLNIWAPEGKGPFPVFVWIHGGGFTGGHSFEATYDGTGFAREGVICISVGYRLGVFGFLDLEPVLGPKYAGSSNNAVRDLIAALEWIQQNVASFGGDPARVTIGGESAGAKLSDILLGVPSAEPLFHQVISESGGAERVWPKVLATPIGKGFADAWTEATGQPAAAMLTAPAERLIPVQKEFMDRWPQHFPLRPEIDGKLIAKLPVQVVGAGGARTKRLLIGTNRDESALFVGPHPGDATAQNVGNLGLSSFHETYERYKSAYPQMTDEQRRIRALTAEEYWVPSLRLADSHVNAGGTAFVYELAFAETSGRLGGYSYHSLDVGMIWQHPHLDAANGAQEAALGKQIHAAWVAFIKGETPSAQGLPVWPKYRADTRPTMILDAVSKVEERPQEAEFRLWDGKL; from the coding sequence ATGTTTGGGCAGAAAAGTGCCGCAAACACCAACGTCCGCACCTCTCTGGGAGTTCTTCGGGGTCTGACTCAGGACGGCGTCCGCACTTTTCGCGGAGTTCCGTTCGCCGAGCCTCCCGTTGGCGCCCTTCGGTTTATGCCGCCTTTGCCACCAAAGCCGTGGAAGGGCGAGCGGGATGCTACGAGCTTCAGCGCTTCGCCGATGCAGCCGGGCGAAGTGGGAACTCAGCATAGCGAGGACTGCCTGTATCTGAATATCTGGGCCCCAGAGGGTAAGGGGCCGTTTCCGGTCTTCGTGTGGATTCATGGTGGCGGATTTACCGGTGGGCATTCGTTCGAGGCGACCTACGATGGAACCGGTTTTGCTCGCGAAGGCGTTATTTGTATCTCTGTCGGTTACAGACTTGGCGTCTTCGGCTTCCTCGATCTTGAACCTGTGCTTGGCCCTAAATATGCAGGCTCTTCGAACAACGCGGTACGCGACTTGATCGCAGCATTGGAGTGGATTCAACAGAATGTCGCGAGCTTCGGCGGCGATCCGGCTCGCGTGACGATTGGCGGCGAGTCGGCGGGAGCGAAGTTATCGGATATCCTGCTGGGTGTCCCGTCGGCGGAGCCTCTGTTTCATCAGGTGATTTCCGAAAGCGGTGGCGCGGAACGGGTGTGGCCGAAAGTGCTCGCGACGCCGATCGGTAAGGGTTTTGCCGATGCTTGGACGGAGGCGACTGGCCAGCCAGCGGCGGCGATGCTGACGGCTCCTGCCGAAAGGCTGATCCCTGTGCAGAAGGAGTTTATGGATCGCTGGCCGCAACACTTTCCTCTGCGGCCTGAGATCGACGGGAAGCTGATCGCGAAGTTGCCGGTGCAGGTTGTCGGGGCTGGAGGTGCGCGAACGAAGCGCTTGCTGATCGGGACGAATCGCGATGAGAGCGCCTTATTCGTTGGGCCGCATCCTGGCGACGCAACGGCGCAGAATGTTGGCAATCTGGGGCTATCTTCCTTCCATGAGACTTACGAGCGGTACAAGTCGGCCTATCCGCAAATGACGGACGAGCAGCGTCGGATACGCGCGCTCACAGCGGAAGAGTATTGGGTTCCGAGCCTGAGGCTGGCGGACTCGCATGTGAACGCGGGCGGAACAGCCTTTGTGTACGAGCTTGCTTTTGCCGAGACGAGCGGAAGGTTGGGTGGGTACTCCTATCACTCGCTGGATGTGGGCATGATTTGGCAGCATCCCCATCTGGATGCGGCAAACGGAGCGCAGGAAGCGGCGCTCGGAAAACAGATTCATGCTGCCTGGGTGGCGTTTATCAAGGGGGAGACGCCCTCGGCGCAGGGGTTGCCGGTGTGGCCGAAGTATCGTGCGGATACGCGTCCTACGATGATTCTGGATGCTGTGAGTAAGGTTGAGGAGAGGCCGCAGGAGGCGGAGTTTCGGCTTTGGGATGGGAAGCTGTAA
- a CDS encoding rhomboid family intramembrane serine protease, whose translation MPEDPSTPVAVQELPTLQQTLDAATPKVMVTIALIAINLSIFVAMFILGASSFQPAQILPWGANYGPLTTHGQWWRLLTACFIHLSVIHVLMNMYILFQVGIFTEKLFGNLRFLVLYLLAGVFGNVAGLYLHPNVVSAGASGAVFGVYGALLAFLLKEPDVIPKANALAIAKSAGVFLLFNIIYGLSKSEVDMTAHIAGLAGGFVAGWFLASPLLPAAQHIQPLRALTVAAGGTLLATVCLMAAPKTQMNISELNRQVMTGKSIPVGNGGKIIYSGAATVEDAENLGKLLREQYFFSNQGNVILFSKDSTGPSITFPLRSQRAKGVSTIAGNVQAPANAVPLWDDPNTILNFERLGVLIAPFVGGPPLEVRLTDAKGDLKHVLHIEYRSRAVSAHDRVWYSGTASEADAKVLGKTLQSLGYFHDTGGLVLLKKNAGATDLSLIVKDGVWNDQRLVAGFQTLGVKIADAMGSHPLALHLLDGTHQEKKLLTVP comes from the coding sequence ATGCCTGAAGATCCATCGACGCCTGTGGCCGTTCAAGAGCTTCCTACCCTTCAGCAGACCCTGGATGCCGCAACCCCGAAGGTGATGGTCACGATCGCGCTGATCGCAATCAATCTGTCCATCTTCGTGGCAATGTTCATCCTCGGTGCCTCGTCTTTCCAACCTGCGCAGATTCTGCCGTGGGGAGCGAACTATGGCCCACTTACCACGCACGGTCAGTGGTGGCGGCTACTGACTGCCTGCTTTATTCATCTCAGCGTCATCCACGTTCTGATGAACATGTACATCCTCTTCCAGGTGGGCATCTTCACCGAAAAGCTCTTTGGCAATCTCCGCTTTCTTGTGCTTTACCTGCTCGCCGGGGTCTTCGGAAACGTAGCGGGTCTTTACCTTCATCCCAATGTTGTCTCGGCGGGAGCTTCAGGGGCCGTCTTCGGCGTCTACGGAGCCTTGCTGGCGTTCCTGCTGAAGGAACCCGACGTGATCCCGAAAGCGAATGCACTCGCGATCGCAAAGTCCGCCGGCGTTTTTCTTCTCTTCAACATCATCTATGGCTTGTCCAAATCAGAAGTTGATATGACCGCACATATCGCTGGATTGGCCGGAGGCTTCGTAGCCGGATGGTTTCTCGCGAGCCCGCTCTTGCCAGCAGCCCAGCACATTCAGCCTCTCCGGGCTCTGACGGTCGCGGCAGGTGGAACCCTCCTCGCAACCGTTTGCCTCATGGCCGCTCCGAAGACCCAAATGAACATAAGTGAGTTGAACCGCCAGGTCATGACCGGGAAGAGCATACCGGTGGGCAACGGCGGCAAGATCATATACAGCGGCGCAGCCACTGTGGAAGACGCCGAAAACCTCGGCAAATTGCTTCGAGAACAATACTTCTTCTCGAACCAGGGCAACGTCATCCTCTTCTCGAAAGACTCTACCGGCCCGTCGATCACCTTCCCACTGAGAAGCCAGCGAGCGAAGGGAGTGTCCACAATCGCAGGGAATGTCCAAGCCCCGGCAAACGCGGTGCCGCTGTGGGACGATCCAAACACGATTCTGAACTTTGAGAGGCTCGGCGTACTAATCGCTCCGTTTGTTGGCGGCCCACCTTTGGAGGTTCGCTTGACCGACGCCAAAGGCGATCTGAAACATGTACTGCATATCGAGTACCGGTCGCGTGCCGTAAGCGCGCATGATCGGGTCTGGTACTCCGGCACCGCAAGCGAAGCAGACGCAAAGGTCCTCGGCAAGACGCTTCAATCCCTCGGATACTTTCATGACACCGGCGGCCTTGTCCTGCTTAAGAAAAATGCCGGAGCGACCGACTTGTCTTTGATCGTGAAGGACGGTGTTTGGAACGATCAGCGCCTTGTCGCAGGCTTTCAGACTCTCGGAGTCAAGATCGCCGACGCAATGGGAAGCCACCCTCTGGCTCTTCATTTACTTGACGGAACCCATCAGGAAAAGAAACTCCTGACAGTCCCTTAG
- the dnaE gene encoding DNA polymerase III subunit alpha, producing the protein MAAEFTHLHLHTDYSLLDGACDVDKLASHLSKIGQTAAAMTDHGNIYGAVHFFNAMAKKNLKPILGCELYLSKTDDHRTLADGYNHFLLIAENQEGYRNLVRLTSEASLHGFYRKPRVSKDFLSKHTEGLIGFSGCLAGEVNQHIMAGKYEEAKKSAGMFQDMFGKGNFFLEVQDHGLKPDKEVCDAIFKMERELDIPVIATNDSHYVAADDSRAHEILLCVQTAGSMNDPNRFKFDTQEFYIKSAEEMHRTFAEHPEVCTRTMQFIERCNLKMQKVDNPFPEFPVPEGETLFSYFERVCREGLQKRLDTSVAHLRSRGLLRKTIDEYHARLDREIGIIKDMKFPGYFMIVWDFIRYAREQNIPVGPGRGSAAGSLVAYCMEITDVDPLQNELLFERFLNPERISMPDIDIDFCMNRRGEVIDYVTRKYGRDQVAQIITFNTMAAKAAIKDVGRALDMPYGEVDRIAKMIPPTIGITIDQALKDGGPLTTAYETDPKVKEIIDAALRLEGLIRGAGVHAAGVVIAPKPLTELVPVTRAKNEDIVTSYDMGAIEKMGLLKMDFLGLTTLTVIDDCLKLIKRTTGETVDMATIPLDDERTYEQVYHRALTSGVFQFESGGMRDVLRRYKPTSIEDLTALNALYRPGPIQGGMIDDFIERKWGRRAVSYELPELEVILRETLGVIVYQEQVMQISNALAGYSLGDADLLRRAMGKKDAGEMAKQRERFMAGAAKNKHPKDTAGKIFDLMAQFAGYGFNKSHSAAYALLAYHTAWLKTHYPVEFMAALLTSETSKPENVVKYISECKEMNIPVVPPDVQLSFASFTPIQTEQGSAIGFGLAAIKNVGHNAIESIIAARALLEAEGKKGFASLWEFCEKVDLRLLNKRVLESLIKAGAMDAFGARASIMAALDKAMEGAAKAQRDNAAGQSGLFGIFDDGPVGGASTEHALPNVAEWDEHTRLQNEKDVLGFFVSGHPMDKYREKLRNMKVVTTAQAIEMKPEPQVFRRGRSEEPTNEISIAGVITGLKVAKSKRSGEFYAQASLEDTVGKIELIAFPQSYEKLAEKLKIDVPVLITGSLRGEEDSAPKLAVSKIQALEDIKLKLPEALRIKVPLHSPDKELLVKMQAVFRSAPGTGKLLLDLEEPGAFCAVLEPQDVMVAADKLFIDRIEELVGRGGVRVIN; encoded by the coding sequence ATGGCAGCAGAGTTTACCCACCTTCATCTTCATACGGACTACTCCCTTCTCGACGGCGCATGCGATGTAGACAAGCTCGCATCGCACCTCAGCAAGATCGGCCAGACGGCGGCCGCGATGACCGACCACGGCAACATCTATGGCGCGGTGCACTTCTTCAACGCTATGGCGAAGAAGAACCTGAAGCCGATCCTCGGGTGCGAGCTGTATCTCTCGAAGACGGACGACCACCGCACGCTCGCCGATGGCTACAACCACTTTTTGCTGATCGCCGAAAACCAGGAAGGCTATCGCAACCTTGTTCGGTTGACCAGCGAAGCGTCGCTGCATGGGTTTTATCGCAAGCCTCGTGTCTCGAAGGACTTTCTGTCGAAGCATACTGAGGGTTTGATTGGTTTTTCGGGATGCCTTGCTGGCGAAGTTAATCAGCACATCATGGCTGGCAAGTATGAAGAAGCGAAGAAGAGCGCGGGCATGTTTCAGGACATGTTTGGCAAGGGGAACTTCTTTCTCGAAGTGCAGGACCACGGTCTGAAGCCTGACAAGGAGGTCTGCGACGCGATCTTCAAGATGGAGCGCGAGCTCGATATTCCGGTGATTGCGACGAACGATTCGCACTATGTGGCGGCGGATGACTCGCGGGCGCACGAGATTTTGTTGTGTGTGCAGACGGCGGGATCGATGAACGATCCAAACCGTTTCAAGTTCGACACGCAGGAGTTCTACATCAAGAGTGCGGAGGAGATGCACCGCACGTTTGCGGAGCATCCCGAGGTCTGCACGCGGACCATGCAGTTTATCGAGCGCTGCAATTTGAAGATGCAGAAGGTGGACAATCCCTTCCCGGAGTTTCCGGTGCCCGAGGGCGAGACGCTCTTCAGCTACTTCGAGAGAGTGTGCCGCGAAGGGTTACAAAAGCGGCTGGATACATCGGTCGCGCATCTGCGTTCGCGCGGGTTGTTGCGGAAGACGATCGACGAGTATCACGCTCGGCTCGATCGCGAGATCGGCATCATCAAGGACATGAAGTTCCCCGGCTACTTCATGATCGTGTGGGACTTCATTCGCTACGCGCGTGAGCAGAACATTCCCGTGGGGCCGGGACGTGGATCGGCGGCAGGATCGCTTGTCGCTTACTGCATGGAGATCACCGACGTCGATCCGCTACAGAACGAGCTGCTCTTCGAGCGCTTCCTGAATCCCGAACGTATCTCGATGCCCGATATCGACATCGACTTCTGTATGAATCGGCGTGGCGAAGTCATTGACTACGTCACGCGGAAGTATGGCCGCGATCAGGTCGCGCAGATCATCACCTTCAACACGATGGCGGCGAAGGCGGCGATCAAGGACGTTGGACGCGCTCTCGATATGCCCTATGGCGAAGTCGATCGCATTGCGAAGATGATTCCGCCGACCATCGGCATCACTATCGATCAGGCGCTGAAGGATGGCGGCCCGCTGACGACCGCGTATGAGACCGACCCCAAGGTGAAAGAGATCATCGATGCGGCGCTGAGGCTTGAAGGCCTGATCCGCGGCGCGGGTGTTCACGCGGCGGGCGTTGTAATTGCGCCTAAGCCTCTCACTGAGCTTGTGCCAGTGACGCGAGCGAAGAACGAAGACATTGTCACGTCGTACGACATGGGCGCCATCGAGAAGATGGGCTTGTTGAAGATGGACTTCCTTGGCCTGACGACGCTGACGGTCATCGATGACTGTCTGAAGCTCATCAAGCGGACGACTGGTGAGACGGTCGATATGGCCACGATTCCGCTGGACGATGAGAGGACCTATGAGCAGGTCTATCATCGCGCGCTGACCTCAGGCGTCTTCCAGTTTGAGTCGGGCGGGATGCGCGACGTTCTGCGACGTTATAAGCCCACCTCCATTGAAGACCTGACCGCGTTGAACGCGCTCTATCGTCCGGGCCCGATCCAGGGTGGCATGATCGACGACTTCATCGAGCGTAAGTGGGGACGCAGGGCGGTGAGCTATGAGCTGCCTGAGTTGGAAGTGATCCTGCGCGAGACGCTGGGCGTCATCGTTTACCAGGAACAGGTCATGCAGATCTCGAACGCGCTTGCGGGTTACTCGCTGGGCGATGCCGACCTGCTGCGCCGGGCTATGGGGAAAAAAGATGCGGGGGAGATGGCCAAGCAGCGTGAGCGCTTCATGGCCGGCGCGGCGAAGAACAAGCACCCGAAGGATACCGCAGGAAAGATCTTCGACTTGATGGCGCAGTTTGCGGGGTACGGCTTCAACAAGTCGCACTCGGCTGCGTATGCGTTGCTGGCTTATCACACGGCGTGGTTGAAGACTCACTATCCGGTCGAGTTCATGGCGGCGCTGCTGACCAGTGAAACCTCCAAGCCGGAGAATGTCGTCAAGTACATCTCCGAGTGCAAGGAGATGAATATCCCGGTCGTGCCCCCGGATGTGCAGTTGTCGTTTGCAAGTTTTACGCCGATTCAGACCGAGCAGGGAAGCGCGATCGGGTTCGGGCTGGCGGCGATCAAAAACGTCGGCCACAACGCAATTGAGTCGATCATCGCGGCTCGTGCGTTACTTGAGGCCGAGGGTAAGAAGGGCTTCGCGAGCTTGTGGGAGTTCTGCGAGAAGGTCGACCTGCGGCTGCTCAACAAGCGCGTGCTGGAGTCGCTGATCAAGGCGGGCGCTATGGATGCGTTCGGAGCGCGTGCGTCGATCATGGCGGCGCTGGACAAGGCGATGGAAGGCGCAGCGAAGGCGCAGCGCGACAATGCTGCGGGACAGAGTGGACTCTTCGGGATCTTCGACGATGGGCCGGTCGGCGGGGCGAGCACGGAACATGCCCTCCCGAACGTGGCGGAGTGGGACGAGCATACGCGTCTACAGAATGAGAAGGACGTTCTGGGCTTCTTTGTCTCCGGGCACCCGATGGATAAGTATCGCGAAAAGTTACGTAATATGAAGGTCGTCACGACGGCTCAGGCCATCGAGATGAAGCCAGAGCCGCAGGTGTTCCGGCGCGGGCGCAGTGAGGAGCCTACGAACGAGATCTCGATTGCGGGTGTTATCACCGGCCTGAAGGTGGCGAAGTCGAAGCGTTCGGGCGAGTTCTACGCGCAGGCATCGCTGGAAGATACTGTCGGCAAGATCGAGTTGATTGCGTTTCCGCAGAGCTACGAGAAGCTGGCGGAGAAGTTGAAGATCGATGTGCCGGTGCTCATCACGGGTTCGCTGCGCGGGGAAGAGGATTCGGCCCCGAAGCTAGCCGTTTCAAAGATACAGGCGCTTGAGGATATCAAGCTGAAGCTGCCGGAGGCACTACGGATCAAGGTGCCACTGCACAGCCCGGACAAGGAGCTGCTGGTGAAGATGCAGGCGGTCTTTCGGAGCGCCCCCGGCACAGGAAAGCTGCTGCTTGATCTTGAAGAGCCGGGAGCGTTCTGTGCGGTGCTGGAACCGCAGGATGTGATGGTCGCTGCGGATAAGCTCTTTATCGACAGGATTGAAGAGTTGGTGGGACGGGGTGGAGTAAGGGTCATCAACTAA
- a CDS encoding sugar phosphate isomerase/epimerase family protein, translating into MNFTRRHFIATAAAALTVRTALSEPLGLPAGIQLYAVRDELAKDTPGTLKALHDLGFREVESAGFGKYTAVEFGKLISDAGLSCPSAHLPFTGAADLAPIFADANALGAHFAVSSVFVNLFPNGRPKSTDQAAPSPALGLDGFKKIAAHMNDAGKQAKAAGLQYAYHNHNFEFEKMPDGSFGYDVLLNETDHDLVKFEIDCGWMTVAGASAPAYFKRHPGRFRMLHVKDFRPIKPTIDLVGPGRPTGVELGHGFIDYKSIFAAAKTAGIVHIFAEQEAPYQRGQLESAKVSYDFLHSFS; encoded by the coding sequence TTGAACTTCACACGACGTCACTTCATCGCAACTGCAGCTGCCGCCCTCACCGTCCGCACCGCGCTCTCCGAACCCCTCGGCCTGCCCGCAGGCATCCAGCTCTATGCTGTCCGTGACGAGCTTGCGAAAGACACACCCGGAACCCTGAAAGCGCTCCACGACCTCGGCTTCCGTGAGGTCGAGTCCGCCGGCTTCGGCAAGTACACCGCAGTCGAGTTCGGCAAGCTCATCAGCGACGCGGGGCTGAGCTGCCCCAGCGCCCATCTTCCCTTCACCGGTGCGGCCGACCTGGCCCCCATCTTCGCCGACGCCAATGCGCTTGGCGCTCACTTCGCGGTCAGCTCCGTCTTCGTCAATCTCTTTCCCAATGGACGGCCAAAATCCACGGATCAGGCTGCACCCTCGCCCGCGCTTGGACTGGACGGCTTCAAGAAGATCGCAGCGCACATGAATGATGCAGGCAAGCAAGCCAAAGCCGCCGGTCTGCAGTATGCCTACCACAACCACAACTTCGAATTCGAGAAGATGCCCGACGGCTCATTCGGCTACGACGTCCTGCTCAACGAGACCGACCACGATCTGGTGAAGTTCGAGATCGATTGCGGCTGGATGACGGTCGCAGGCGCCAGCGCTCCGGCTTACTTCAAGCGTCACCCCGGCCGCTTCCGCATGCTTCACGTCAAAGACTTCCGTCCCATCAAGCCCACGATCGACCTCGTCGGTCCCGGCCGCCCTACCGGCGTGGAACTCGGGCACGGCTTTATCGACTACAAGTCGATCTTTGCCGCCGCGAAGACAGCAGGCATCGTGCATATCTTCGCCGAACAGGAAGCGCCCTACCAACGCGGACAGCTTGAGTCCGCCAAAGTCAGCTACGACTTCCTCCACTCTTTCTCTTAG
- a CDS encoding sialidase family protein gives MRRHLSIVLALIAVFTMHLSAQPKGEFIFPPGSTLFPSSHASTLVELSDHSILSAWFGGTAEGANDVAIWSSRQIARAWSKPVELAREPGVACWNPVLFHAPNPPAKSQRLWLYYKFGTDPQNWTAARKYSDDEGTTWSPAEHLPAGLIGPVRAKPLVLPDGTIVSGSSTESYHSWAVWIERSKDNGKSWAKIGPIAPAPSDPASNQREGIIQPSVVSLRAKHLRLYARSTEVIGRVVVSDSFDKGITWTEARPIDVPNPNSGIDAVALKDHRVVLIYNNTTKGRSPLNLALSNDGDHFKMFLTLEDEPGEFSYPAIIEASNNDLCMTYTWNRKSIRFVRLRQSEIPKLP, from the coding sequence GTGCGCCGCCACCTCTCAATCGTTCTTGCACTCATCGCGGTCTTCACCATGCACCTGTCTGCTCAACCGAAGGGCGAGTTCATCTTCCCGCCCGGCAGCACCTTATTTCCATCGAGCCACGCCTCCACCCTCGTCGAACTGAGCGACCACTCGATCCTTTCCGCCTGGTTCGGGGGTACCGCTGAGGGCGCAAACGACGTGGCGATCTGGAGCTCGAGGCAGATCGCCAGAGCATGGTCGAAACCGGTCGAACTGGCACGAGAACCCGGCGTCGCCTGCTGGAATCCAGTCCTCTTCCATGCGCCGAATCCGCCCGCCAAATCTCAGCGCCTGTGGCTCTACTACAAGTTCGGGACCGACCCGCAAAATTGGACCGCCGCCCGCAAGTACAGCGACGACGAAGGGACGACCTGGTCGCCCGCAGAACACCTTCCGGCAGGTTTGATCGGCCCGGTTCGGGCCAAGCCGCTCGTCTTACCCGACGGCACCATCGTCAGCGGAAGCTCCACTGAGTCTTATCACTCCTGGGCCGTATGGATCGAGCGCAGCAAGGACAACGGCAAGTCCTGGGCGAAGATCGGGCCAATTGCCCCGGCCCCTTCAGACCCCGCCTCGAACCAGCGCGAAGGCATCATCCAGCCCTCCGTCGTCTCGCTCAGAGCAAAGCACCTGCGTCTCTATGCACGTTCCACCGAGGTCATCGGACGAGTCGTCGTATCCGACTCCTTCGATAAAGGCATCACATGGACCGAGGCCCGTCCCATCGATGTGCCTAACCCAAACTCTGGCATCGATGCCGTCGCCCTCAAAGACCACCGCGTCGTCCTGATCTACAACAACACAACAAAGGGCCGGTCTCCTCTGAACCTCGCCCTAAGTAACGACGGCGACCACTTCAAAATGTTTCTCACGCTGGAAGACGAACCCGGAGAGTTCTCCTACCCGGCGATCATCGAGGCCAGCAACAATGACCTCTGCATGACCTACACCTGGAACCGCAAGTCGATCCGATTCGTCCGCCTGCGGCAGTCAGAGATCCCAAAGCTCCCATAA